In Gemmatimonadaceae bacterium, the following are encoded in one genomic region:
- a CDS encoding MarR family transcriptional regulator, whose translation MPPRRRHIDEPDSRATPDTVLQQFRVVFTAIKTHFQQLERQAGIGGAQVWALATIRDHPRISIGELAVALSVRQPTASNLARSLAEQGCITHERRTDDRRGVALRITRTGLAMLARVSPPYEGVLPAALGNLDPDTLHRLDADLRALISHLNADDSARLRPLASL comes from the coding sequence GTGCCTCCGCGACGCCGGCACATTGACGAACCGGACTCGCGTGCCACGCCTGACACGGTGCTGCAGCAGTTTCGGGTCGTCTTCACGGCCATCAAGACGCACTTTCAGCAGTTGGAACGACAGGCAGGCATCGGTGGGGCACAGGTCTGGGCGCTCGCCACGATTAGGGACCACCCGCGGATCAGCATCGGCGAACTCGCCGTCGCGCTCAGCGTGCGACAGCCGACGGCGAGCAACCTGGCCCGCAGTCTCGCCGAGCAGGGGTGCATCACTCACGAGCGCCGCACGGACGACCGACGTGGTGTCGCCCTGCGCATCACGCGAACAGGACTGGCGATGCTCGCGCGTGTGTCACCGCCCTACGAGGGGGTCTTGCCGGCCGCCCTGGGAAACCTCGATCCGGACACGCTGCACAGGCTCGATGCGGACCTGCGCGCACTCATCAGTCATCTCAACGCGGACGACAGCGCACGCCTGCGTCCACTCGCCTCGCTGTAG
- a CDS encoding trehalose-6-phosphate synthase — protein MRLSLRFIIPLLLVLAGVAYAVVPLVDTLTVRWFTRDLDIRAKLVATTVEDAVQDLVQVDNKARVRQLFAKITQDERLFAMGYCAAPGSKPIATPSLPAEVACDSLARFTGEDPATHVLSSARGPLLVSVHSLASDSAPSGELVLVHDMSFVGRRSEETRKYLFYVFAALGLTVSMITVAVAQLSWRGWEQGLRALMRGEGILRPTDKHDRPELRPIAADLRALIQDIQSEHRAREEHQAPWDAAALKAILDGDLRGQEVIVVSNREPYMHMFQGDEIVVKQPASGLVTALEPIMRACSGTWIAHGSGTADREVVDRHDRVGVPVDTPAYQIRRVWLSAQEESGYYYGFSNEGLWPLCHNAHVRPTFRATDWAQYVAVNRKFAEAVVREATSSDPIVLVQDYHFALLPRYVRELLPNATIITFWHIPWPNPEAFSICPWREELLDGLLGSSILGFHTQFHCNNFVDTVDRLLEARVDRESFTVSYHGEPTAVKRYPISVDWPPAAPMLAKQVEQCRADVRHHHQLPEGHVIGVGVDRLDYTKGIEERFRAVQRFLEIHPEWVGRFSFIQIAAPTRSSIEHYQAYEARVRALAMRINTQFSAAAHAPIILHAEHHEPREVYEYYRGADVCFVSSLHDGMNLVAKEFVASRDDERGVLVLSQFTGAARELPEAIVVNPYDAEECAEALFQAVTMPPQEQRARMRLMRSLVGEFNVYRWAGRMMLDAASVRRRTRLIRRFEFPAGLRPRLVATPDRREASA, from the coding sequence ATGCGACTCTCGCTCCGATTCATCATTCCGCTGCTGCTCGTGCTCGCCGGAGTCGCCTATGCCGTCGTCCCGCTCGTCGACACCCTGACGGTGCGGTGGTTCACGCGCGACCTCGACATTCGCGCCAAGCTGGTGGCGACCACGGTCGAAGATGCCGTGCAGGACCTGGTGCAGGTTGACAACAAGGCGAGGGTACGCCAGCTGTTCGCAAAGATCACCCAGGATGAGCGCCTGTTCGCGATGGGGTACTGCGCGGCGCCCGGTTCGAAGCCGATTGCGACCCCGTCATTGCCGGCGGAGGTGGCGTGTGACAGCCTCGCCCGCTTCACCGGCGAGGATCCGGCAACGCACGTTCTGAGCAGTGCGCGCGGTCCGCTGCTCGTGTCGGTGCATTCGCTGGCGAGCGACAGTGCTCCATCTGGTGAGCTGGTCCTGGTGCATGACATGAGCTTCGTCGGACGCCGAAGCGAGGAGACGCGGAAGTACCTGTTTTACGTCTTCGCGGCCCTGGGCCTGACCGTGTCGATGATCACGGTGGCGGTGGCGCAGCTCAGTTGGCGTGGATGGGAACAGGGCCTCCGGGCGCTCATGCGGGGCGAAGGTATCCTGCGCCCCACTGACAAGCATGACCGGCCGGAGCTGCGGCCCATTGCGGCCGATCTCCGCGCGCTGATTCAGGATATCCAGTCGGAGCATCGCGCCCGGGAAGAGCATCAGGCGCCGTGGGATGCGGCCGCATTGAAGGCGATTCTCGATGGCGACCTGCGTGGGCAGGAGGTGATCGTGGTCTCGAACCGCGAGCCGTACATGCACATGTTTCAGGGCGACGAGATTGTCGTGAAGCAGCCGGCGAGCGGGCTGGTGACGGCGCTGGAGCCGATCATGCGTGCCTGTTCCGGCACGTGGATCGCACACGGCTCCGGCACCGCCGACCGGGAAGTCGTCGACCGCCATGATCGGGTCGGCGTGCCCGTCGACACGCCTGCGTACCAGATCCGCAGGGTCTGGCTGTCGGCGCAGGAGGAGTCCGGGTACTACTACGGCTTCTCGAACGAGGGGCTCTGGCCTCTCTGCCACAATGCACACGTGCGACCGACGTTCCGGGCCACCGACTGGGCGCAGTACGTCGCGGTGAATCGGAAGTTCGCCGAGGCCGTGGTGCGCGAGGCGACGTCCAGCGACCCCATCGTGCTCGTGCAGGACTACCACTTTGCGCTCCTGCCGCGATACGTCCGCGAGCTCCTGCCGAACGCCACGATCATCACGTTCTGGCACATCCCGTGGCCGAACCCTGAGGCGTTCAGCATCTGCCCGTGGCGTGAGGAGCTGCTCGATGGACTGCTGGGCAGCAGCATCCTCGGCTTTCACACACAGTTCCACTGCAACAACTTCGTCGACACCGTGGATCGGCTGCTCGAGGCGCGGGTGGATCGTGAATCATTCACCGTGTCCTATCACGGTGAGCCGACCGCGGTGAAGCGATACCCGATCTCGGTCGACTGGCCGCCGGCGGCGCCGATGCTGGCCAAGCAAGTGGAGCAGTGCCGGGCGGACGTCCGGCACCATCATCAGCTGCCGGAAGGGCATGTCATCGGCGTCGGTGTGGATCGCCTCGATTACACCAAGGGCATCGAGGAACGCTTCCGCGCGGTGCAGCGCTTTCTCGAGATCCACCCGGAGTGGGTGGGCCGGTTCTCCTTCATCCAGATCGCCGCCCCGACGCGTTCGAGCATCGAGCACTACCAGGCGTACGAAGCGCGGGTGCGTGCGCTGGCCATGCGGATCAACACGCAGTTCTCTGCCGCCGCGCATGCCCCGATCATCCTGCACGCGGAGCACCACGAACCTCGCGAGGTCTACGAATATTACCGGGGCGCCGACGTCTGCTTCGTCAGCAGCCTGCATGACGGGATGAACCTCGTGGCGAAGGAGTTCGTGGCCTCGCGCGACGACGAGCGGGGCGTGCTCGTGCTGAGTCAGTTCACCGGTGCGGCCAGAGAACTGCCGGAGGCCATCGTCGTCAACCCGTACGACGCGGAAGAGTGTGCAGAGGCCTTGTTCCAGGCGGTCACCATGCCGCCGCAGGAGCAGCGCGCGCGCATGCGCCTGATGCGCAGCCTCGTGGGAGAGTTCAACGTGTACCGCTGGGCCGGGCGCATGATGCTGGATGCCGCCAGCGTGCGGCGCCGGACACGCCTCATCCGCCGCTTCGAATTCCCGGCCGGCCTGCGCCCCCGTCTCGTCGCGACCCCTGACCGTCGGGAGGCGAGCGCGTGA
- a CDS encoding glycoside hydrolase family 15 protein: MNSLNLALIGNGTISALITPDADITWACFPRFDGDPAFCSLLNGTDAPEAGGHFGIEVLECVRTEQSVLENTPVLVTRLHDASGGVVEIVDFSPRFEQYGRFFCPMSLVRRVTAVAGHPRIRIRLRPMCQYGRYPAERTMGSNHVRYIGGDVVLRLTTDAPLTPIVEELPFFLDGTVTMILGADETVTESAGIVGRRFLEETVAHWRDWVRALAIPFEWQDVVIRSAIALKLNAHEDTGAVIAAMTTSIPEASGSERNWDYRYCWIRDAYFVVDALNRLGATRTMERFLAYIMNVIASAEHGELQPMYTISGRPDIEERTVESLPGYRGMGPVRVGNDAYRQVQHDVYGAAILAATHIFFDRRLEQRGDVALFERLEQIGHRAAACYDQPDAGIWELRGSTHVHTFSSVMCWAGCDRLARIAAQLGLRDRYTFWRETADRMHIEICRRCWNAELHTFVATMDGSTLDASLLRMHDVGFVSADDVRFVATVHAIERELLRGHFIYRYVGEDDFGKPENAFLACTFWYINALAAIGRELEARELFEHVLACRNPHGLLAEHIDPVSLEQWGNFVQTYSMVGLISSALRLSIPWERAF, from the coding sequence ATGAATTCACTGAACCTGGCCCTGATCGGGAACGGCACCATCAGCGCGCTCATCACGCCCGACGCGGATATCACGTGGGCGTGCTTCCCGCGCTTCGACGGAGATCCCGCGTTCTGCTCGTTGCTGAACGGGACGGACGCGCCGGAGGCGGGCGGCCATTTCGGCATCGAGGTGCTCGAGTGTGTGCGCACCGAGCAGTCCGTGCTCGAGAACACCCCCGTCCTCGTGACCCGGCTGCACGACGCCTCTGGCGGCGTGGTCGAGATCGTCGATTTCTCACCGAGATTCGAGCAGTACGGGCGCTTCTTCTGTCCCATGTCGCTGGTGCGTCGCGTGACCGCCGTGGCGGGTCACCCCCGCATCCGGATTCGGCTCCGACCGATGTGCCAGTACGGGCGCTATCCGGCCGAGCGTACGATGGGCAGCAATCACGTCCGCTACATCGGCGGTGACGTCGTGCTGCGCCTGACGACCGATGCGCCGCTCACCCCGATCGTCGAGGAACTGCCGTTCTTTCTCGACGGCACGGTGACGATGATCCTTGGCGCCGATGAGACGGTGACGGAGTCGGCCGGGATCGTCGGCCGGCGCTTCCTCGAGGAGACGGTGGCACACTGGCGCGACTGGGTGCGCGCGCTGGCGATTCCGTTCGAGTGGCAGGATGTCGTGATTCGCTCCGCCATCGCGCTCAAGCTCAACGCGCACGAGGACACGGGCGCGGTGATTGCCGCCATGACGACGTCGATCCCTGAGGCCTCCGGAAGCGAACGTAACTGGGACTATCGCTACTGCTGGATCCGCGACGCGTACTTCGTCGTCGACGCACTGAACCGGCTTGGCGCGACGCGCACGATGGAGCGCTTCCTTGCGTACATCATGAATGTGATCGCCAGTGCGGAGCACGGGGAGCTGCAGCCGATGTACACCATCAGTGGGCGGCCGGACATCGAGGAACGCACCGTGGAGTCACTGCCGGGGTATCGCGGCATGGGGCCCGTGCGGGTTGGCAACGACGCGTATCGGCAGGTGCAGCATGACGTGTACGGCGCCGCCATCCTGGCCGCCACGCACATCTTCTTCGACCGGCGGCTCGAGCAGCGCGGCGACGTCGCGCTCTTCGAGCGCCTCGAGCAGATCGGGCACCGTGCTGCCGCCTGCTATGACCAGCCCGACGCTGGAATCTGGGAGCTGCGTGGAAGCACGCATGTTCACACGTTCTCGAGCGTCATGTGCTGGGCGGGCTGCGACAGGCTGGCGCGGATCGCAGCGCAGCTTGGCCTCCGCGATCGGTACACGTTCTGGCGCGAGACAGCCGATCGCATGCACATCGAGATCTGTCGCCGCTGCTGGAACGCAGAACTGCACACGTTCGTGGCCACGATGGACGGCAGCACACTCGACGCGTCGCTGCTGCGCATGCACGACGTCGGCTTTGTGTCGGCGGACGACGTCCGCTTCGTCGCCACGGTGCATGCCATCGAGCGCGAGCTGCTGCGCGGGCACTTCATCTACCGGTATGTCGGCGAAGACGACTTCGGCAAGCCGGAGAACGCCTTTCTGGCGTGCACCTTCTGGTACATCAACGCGCTGGCAGCCATCGGCCGCGAACTGGAGGCGCGTGAGCTGTTCGAACACGTACTGGCGTGCCGCAACCCGCATGGCCTGCTGGCGGAGCACATCGATCCGGTGTCGCTCGAGCAGTGGGGAAATTTCGTGCAGACGTACAGCATGGTCGGGTTGATCAGCTCAGCGCTGCGGCTTTCGATCCCGTGGGAGCGGGCCTTCTGA
- a CDS encoding APC family permease: MHDEEPEPSRRARTLPAWQFAGWGEVDRLDLTATGSGAAEPIRHLDQPKRHLLGEWSATAICGNDITSSVLYVSALCAAQAGILAPIVLLLVAGVLYLFRGIYAEVGSALPLNGGTYTVLLNTTSKRLAAGAACLTLLSYIATAVISASEAMHYAHNLVTGLPVLASTIAVLAIFAALTILGVGESAIVAIGIFLLHMVTLVVLVIGGIISVVHDPSLLMANIALPSPRALMPALFFGFAAAMLGVSGFESSANFIEEQRVGVFPKTLRNMWLAVAVFNPLVSLLSLGLLPLAQLRTVPPDMLARMGDRAVAPWLGTAVSIDAVLVLCGAVLTSYVGVMGLVRRMALDRCLPQLLLRETRRGTNHWIAIAFLVLCVSILWATAGDLSTLAGVYALSFLSVMALFAIGNLRLKQARGRLPRAVTASRTAIAIALVAVAVALVGNVALSTRNAEVFLAYAGIALLAVAAMLFRIRVLSFVLNASRAVADRAIGVNRWIRERVIRWIEQINSVSVVYFTKGDSVEILRRAAEYVLQNEQTNRMTVVHVYHDEHDLPAGLAGSLALIDREFPRLRIDVLFVRGRFAPELVEQLSLHLGVPKNLMFIGTPSDHFPHRIEALGGVRLIL; encoded by the coding sequence ATGCACGACGAAGAACCCGAGCCGTCGCGCCGGGCACGCACACTACCAGCCTGGCAGTTTGCCGGCTGGGGCGAGGTTGACCGACTCGACCTGACGGCCACCGGCTCCGGTGCAGCGGAGCCGATCCGCCACCTCGATCAGCCGAAGCGCCACCTGCTCGGCGAGTGGAGCGCAACCGCCATCTGCGGCAATGACATCACCTCGAGCGTGCTGTACGTATCGGCGCTCTGTGCCGCACAGGCAGGAATCCTCGCGCCCATCGTCCTGTTGCTCGTCGCCGGGGTGCTCTACCTCTTCCGTGGGATCTACGCGGAAGTCGGCAGTGCGTTGCCGCTCAACGGGGGCACCTACACCGTACTGCTGAACACCACCAGCAAACGGCTGGCCGCTGGCGCCGCATGCCTCACGCTTCTCTCGTACATCGCGACGGCGGTGATCAGCGCAAGTGAGGCGATGCACTATGCGCACAACCTTGTGACCGGGCTGCCAGTCCTCGCGTCCACAATAGCCGTCCTCGCCATCTTCGCAGCACTCACGATCCTCGGCGTCGGGGAGTCGGCGATCGTCGCCATCGGCATCTTTCTGCTGCACATGGTGACACTCGTCGTGCTCGTGATCGGCGGCATCATCAGCGTGGTCCACGATCCGTCGCTGCTGATGGCCAACATCGCCCTGCCCTCACCGCGCGCGTTGATGCCCGCGCTCTTCTTCGGATTTGCCGCCGCGATGCTCGGGGTGAGTGGATTCGAGAGTTCGGCAAACTTCATCGAGGAGCAGCGCGTCGGCGTGTTTCCCAAGACGCTGCGGAACATGTGGCTTGCCGTGGCGGTGTTCAATCCGCTCGTCAGCCTGCTCTCGCTCGGGCTGTTGCCGCTGGCGCAGCTGCGCACCGTCCCGCCCGACATGCTCGCACGGATGGGTGATCGCGCCGTCGCGCCCTGGCTTGGCACCGCCGTGAGCATCGATGCCGTGCTGGTGCTATGCGGCGCCGTGCTCACGAGCTATGTGGGCGTCATGGGCCTGGTGCGCCGGATGGCACTTGATCGCTGCCTGCCGCAATTGCTCCTGCGCGAGACACGCCGCGGCACGAACCACTGGATCGCGATCGCCTTCCTCGTGCTCTGTGTGTCGATCCTCTGGGCGACCGCGGGTGACCTTTCGACGCTGGCTGGTGTCTATGCGTTGTCATTCCTCAGCGTCATGGCGCTCTTTGCGATCGGCAACCTGCGCCTCAAGCAGGCGCGGGGCCGGCTCCCGCGGGCGGTCACGGCGTCGCGCACAGCCATCGCGATTGCGCTCGTTGCCGTTGCGGTCGCGCTGGTCGGCAATGTCGCGCTCTCGACGCGCAATGCAGAGGTCTTTCTCGCGTATGCAGGTATCGCACTGCTGGCTGTGGCCGCGATGCTGTTCCGGATCCGCGTCCTGAGTTTCGTCCTCAATGCGTCCCGCGCCGTTGCGGACCGGGCGATCGGCGTGAATCGCTGGATCCGCGAGCGCGTGATCCGCTGGATCGAGCAGATCAACAGCGTGTCGGTCGTCTACTTCACCAAGGGTGACAGTGTCGAGATCCTCCGCCGCGCCGCTGAGTATGTGCTCCAGAACGAGCAGACGAATCGGATGACCGTCGTTCACGTGTACCACGACGAGCACGATCTTCCCGCGGGTCTGGCCGGATCGCTGGCACTGATCGATCGCGAGTTTCCCCGCCTGCGCATCGACGTCCTTTTTGTCCGCGGCCGATTCGCGCCGGAGCTCGTCGAGCAGCTGTCGCTCCATCTGGGCGTGCCGAAGAACCTGATGTTCATCGGCACGCCCAGTGATCACTTCCCGCATCGGATCGAAGCGCTCGGCGGTGTTCGGCTCATCCTGTAG
- the otsB gene encoding trehalose-phosphatase — MTATMPASRRRRTAGVPSPTPEWAYFVDLDGTLLDIAPRPGDVQVDAELRATITALTTLTGGAVAIITGRPVAEVDQLFPALHLPVAGQHGLERRAPNGHVTRCSPPLPALDLARTRLRDVVQRHPGLLLEDKGLSLALHYRQALALASYAHRVMRQVGDVAGAEFCVQRGKRVVELKLAGRDKGTAIRTFLTEAPFRGRRPVFIGDDMTDEYGFAVINELDGISVKVGPGRTTAGWRMRDVRAVRRWLSQAVAASAGGAVPS; from the coding sequence GTGACCGCGACAATGCCTGCGTCGCGACGACGGCGCACGGCTGGCGTCCCGTCACCGACTCCGGAGTGGGCGTACTTCGTGGATCTCGATGGCACGTTGCTCGACATCGCCCCTCGGCCGGGCGACGTACAGGTGGACGCGGAACTCCGGGCGACGATCACCGCGCTCACGACGCTCACCGGCGGTGCGGTCGCGATCATCACGGGCCGCCCGGTGGCCGAGGTCGACCAGCTCTTTCCGGCGCTGCACCTGCCCGTTGCCGGGCAGCACGGCCTCGAGCGGCGAGCGCCAAACGGCCATGTCACGCGGTGCTCGCCGCCGCTCCCGGCGCTCGATCTCGCCCGTACCCGGCTTCGCGACGTCGTCCAGCGTCACCCCGGCCTCCTGCTCGAGGACAAGGGGCTATCGCTCGCGCTGCACTACCGTCAGGCGCTGGCGCTTGCAAGCTATGCACATCGCGTGATGCGGCAGGTCGGTGACGTGGCTGGCGCGGAGTTCTGCGTGCAGCGCGGCAAGCGCGTCGTCGAACTGAAGTTGGCGGGACGCGACAAGGGCACGGCCATCCGCACCTTCCTGACGGAAGCGCCATTCCGAGGGCGACGGCCCGTCTTCATCGGGGACGACATGACGGACGAGTACGGATTTGCGGTGATCAACGAACTGGATGGAATCTCGGTGAAGGTGGGCCCGGGACGCACGACGGCAGGTTGGCGCATGCGGGACGTCCGTGCCGTGCGGCGCTGGCTCAGCCAGGCCGTCGCCGCGAGTGCCGGTGGAGCGGTCCCGTCATGA
- a CDS encoding DUF389 domain-containing protein yields MLPEQLWNRARSALSLREETDYVASIEHVRSDVELRSTGAWALVFAILIASVGLNVNSTAVIIGAMLISPLMGPIVGMGVALGTSDVLLLRRSVRSLVFATAIALAASTFFFFISPLAEAQSELLARTRPTLFDVLIALFGGAAGIVAVTRKANKSQVLPGVAIATALMPPLCTAGFGLAHGDLWFFLGAMHLFLINALFICLATLGFVRLMHFPRVAVPESTTRGRVRTVIVILTLVLVLPSIYTGWNVVQETRFKGAARRFVAENLVFADRSVLNTAFRYARDSSTIEATLIGEPVPVAQVDSVRQRLSAYGLAKTRLVLRQPLGHQPSLEELADVLRQEALKEMTMRDAKAPSADAQRAAALQAEVIRLRAAELPSRSLYSEVRALNPGLLSLAVGYIVSDVDTAATPALGARVAVVARWRRSPDRTASTRLRAFLTTRLKVDSVELTNVERR; encoded by the coding sequence GTGCTCCCTGAACAGCTCTGGAATCGCGCCCGATCGGCGTTGTCGCTCCGGGAGGAGACCGACTACGTCGCCAGCATCGAGCACGTTCGCTCAGACGTGGAATTGCGGAGCACGGGAGCCTGGGCGCTCGTGTTCGCGATCCTGATCGCGTCAGTCGGACTGAACGTGAATTCCACGGCGGTCATCATCGGTGCCATGCTGATCTCGCCGCTCATGGGACCGATCGTCGGCATGGGGGTTGCGCTCGGGACCAGTGACGTCCTGCTCCTGCGCCGCAGCGTGCGCAGCTTGGTGTTCGCGACGGCCATCGCACTCGCGGCGTCGACGTTCTTCTTCTTCATCTCGCCGCTGGCGGAGGCGCAGTCCGAACTCCTCGCGCGGACACGACCGACGCTGTTCGACGTGCTGATCGCCCTGTTCGGGGGCGCGGCTGGCATCGTCGCGGTCACGCGCAAGGCGAACAAGAGTCAGGTGCTTCCCGGCGTCGCGATTGCCACCGCGCTCATGCCGCCGCTCTGCACGGCAGGCTTCGGTCTCGCCCACGGCGATCTTTGGTTCTTCCTCGGCGCGATGCATCTGTTCCTGATCAATGCGCTCTTCATCTGCCTCGCGACGCTCGGCTTCGTGCGACTGATGCACTTCCCGCGGGTCGCCGTGCCGGAGTCGACCACGCGTGGGCGCGTGCGCACTGTCATCGTGATCCTGACGCTCGTCCTCGTCCTGCCGAGCATCTACACCGGCTGGAACGTCGTGCAGGAAACACGGTTCAAGGGGGCCGCGCGCCGCTTCGTTGCGGAGAACCTGGTGTTCGCCGACCGAAGCGTCCTGAACACGGCGTTCCGATATGCTCGCGATTCCTCCACCATCGAGGCGACGTTGATCGGTGAACCGGTCCCCGTCGCGCAAGTTGACAGCGTACGTCAGCGCCTTTCCGCGTATGGACTCGCGAAGACGCGGCTGGTGCTGCGACAGCCGCTCGGGCATCAACCGTCGCTGGAGGAACTCGCCGATGTGCTGCGGCAGGAGGCGCTGAAGGAGATGACGATGCGCGATGCGAAGGCGCCGTCGGCCGATGCGCAACGTGCGGCGGCGCTGCAGGCGGAGGTCATCCGCCTGCGGGCGGCGGAACTGCCGTCCCGGAGCCTGTATTCGGAGGTACGCGCACTCAATCCGGGGCTGCTGTCGCTGGCGGTCGGTTACATCGTGTCCGACGTCGATACCGCCGCCACACCGGCGCTCGGTGCTCGTGTCGCCGTAGTGGCAAGGTGGCGCCGTTCGCCGGATCGCACCGCCTCGACCCGATTGCGAGCCTTTCTGACGACGCGCCTGAAGGTGGACTCCGTCGAGCTGACGAACGTCGAGCGGCGGTAG
- a CDS encoding universal stress protein has protein sequence MLNRLLLVLDEFDPSEIAIMEALHLAGEHGSAVLFVGIVPTLTVPPFEVPSISVLSTARRQSTAEATVRSRIERGVREASRLGLRSAFRLLDPPRSAKMVVAVAEEEGCDTIIIASDGRSALGRLIAGSLIPGLITHAPMPVIVCKANRDVVPAPVTRTPPTRDPAPVLTVVARGRPTRCGLTGVPA, from the coding sequence GTGCTGAATCGACTGCTTCTCGTGCTCGACGAATTCGATCCGTCCGAGATCGCGATCATGGAAGCCTTGCATCTCGCCGGCGAGCACGGCAGTGCCGTGCTCTTCGTCGGCATCGTGCCGACGCTGACGGTGCCACCCTTCGAGGTGCCCAGCATCTCGGTGCTCAGCACCGCGCGCCGGCAGTCCACCGCCGAGGCGACCGTGAGAAGCCGGATCGAACGCGGCGTCCGCGAGGCGTCGCGTCTCGGGCTGCGAAGCGCATTCCGCCTGTTGGACCCGCCGCGGAGTGCCAAGATGGTGGTCGCTGTCGCGGAAGAGGAGGGGTGCGACACGATCATCATCGCGTCCGACGGTCGGTCCGCGCTGGGTCGCCTCATCGCGGGGAGCCTGATCCCCGGCCTCATCACACACGCCCCGATGCCCGTGATCGTCTGTAAGGCGAACCGGGATGTCGTGCCGGCACCCGTGACACGCACGCCGCCGACGCGAGATCCGGCCCCCGTGCTGACTGTCGTCGCGCGAGGGCGCCCAACACGCTGCGGGCTCACCGGCGTGCCAGCGTGA
- a CDS encoding mechanosensitive ion channel family protein has protein sequence MPSRLPLVIRWAGLRLQVGGRRLVLPESVVLADVSTVVLLRAAALSAAVVACGLLMRSVAANRLAVLSKRTTNPWDDVVVSVVRSTRTLLVVVGGLFVGLRSLPLSSTGERWVSGVAALALLAQVGLWATAAARGVITVHRSRRPAEDRSTSTMFAALQVAVQVVIWTVVLLLALDNLGVNITAFVASLGVGGVAIALATQKILGDLFASLAIVLDKPFVIGDFIAVGELMGTVERVGLKTTRLRALSGEQLIFSNGDLLDSRVRNYGRMQERRVVFHVGVTYQTPRDLLEQIPGMLRDAVERQSPVRFDRAHLASFADFAVDYEVVYFVNSADYNQYMDIQQQVNLSLHAQFEDAGIEFAYPTQTLLLQRAAPRELRAREYADAS, from the coding sequence ATGCCGAGCCGGCTCCCACTTGTGATTCGATGGGCTGGCCTGCGGTTGCAGGTCGGCGGGAGGAGACTCGTGCTCCCCGAATCGGTCGTTCTTGCAGACGTGTCTACCGTGGTATTGCTGCGCGCGGCAGCACTGTCGGCGGCGGTGGTGGCGTGTGGACTGCTCATGCGTTCCGTCGCCGCAAACCGGCTCGCCGTGCTGTCGAAGCGCACCACGAATCCCTGGGACGACGTGGTGGTGAGCGTGGTCCGTAGCACGCGCACGCTGCTCGTCGTCGTCGGCGGTCTCTTCGTCGGATTGCGCTCGCTGCCGCTCTCGTCAACTGGCGAGCGGTGGGTGAGCGGGGTGGCCGCGCTCGCCCTCCTGGCGCAGGTGGGATTGTGGGCTACGGCGGCCGCCCGCGGTGTGATCACCGTTCACCGCAGTCGGCGGCCGGCGGAGGACCGGAGCACATCCACCATGTTCGCCGCGCTGCAGGTCGCCGTGCAGGTGGTGATCTGGACAGTGGTACTCTTGCTGGCACTCGACAACCTCGGCGTCAACATCACTGCGTTCGTGGCGAGTCTCGGCGTGGGCGGCGTCGCGATTGCACTCGCGACGCAGAAGATCCTCGGTGACCTCTTCGCGTCGCTCGCCATCGTGCTCGACAAGCCGTTCGTGATTGGTGACTTCATCGCGGTCGGCGAGCTGATGGGCACGGTGGAGCGCGTCGGGCTGAAGACGACGCGTCTGCGGGCATTGTCCGGGGAGCAGCTCATCTTCTCGAACGGCGACCTGCTCGACAGTCGGGTTCGCAACTACGGCCGGATGCAGGAGCGGCGCGTGGTATTTCACGTCGGCGTGACATATCAGACGCCAAGGGATCTGCTCGAGCAGATTCCCGGTATGCTGCGCGATGCGGTGGAGCGCCAGTCACCGGTGCGGTTTGACCGCGCGCATCTGGCCTCGTTCGCCGACTTCGCGGTCGACTACGAGGTGGTGTACTTCGTGAACTCTGCTGACTACAACCAGTATATGGACATCCAGCAGCAGGTGAACCTGTCCTTACACGCGCAGTTCGAGGACGCCGGGATCGAGTTCGCCTATCCAACCCAGACGTTGCTGCTGCAGCGTGCCGCACCTCGCGAGCTGCGTGCCCGGGAGTACGCCGACGCGTCGTGA